A portion of the Candidatus Edwardsbacteria bacterium genome contains these proteins:
- a CDS encoding PHP domain-containing protein: MGKADLHIHTVYSDGSGTVEEVLRKSISAGLGTIAITDHNEIEGAVKAQELAGRWGLNIDVIIGEEITTSDGHVVGLFLKDRIRPLLTAEATVDEIHRQGGLAVAVHPFSVWLKLFKCGGVGSLVESLQFDAIETVNGSPTEGFSNAFTQKLNTKLRLAGVGGSDAHTPEAIGQGYTVFPGRGSAMLYSAIRNKAVQAKSGRSAGKALWDFLMKYLWGKMALYGPKGGAIDQMAAS, encoded by the coding sequence ATGGGCAAAGCAGATTTACATATCCATACAGTCTATTCGGATGGCTCAGGAACCGTTGAAGAGGTGCTGCGAAAGTCAATCTCCGCAGGGTTGGGTACTATTGCTATTACCGATCATAACGAAATAGAGGGAGCCGTTAAAGCCCAAGAGCTGGCGGGAAGATGGGGGCTTAATATTGACGTGATAATAGGGGAGGAAATAACCACTTCGGACGGCCATGTGGTGGGCCTGTTTTTAAAAGACAGGATCCGGCCGCTATTAACCGCCGAGGCCACGGTAGATGAGATACACCGGCAAGGAGGCCTGGCGGTGGCGGTTCATCCCTTTTCAGTATGGCTTAAGCTGTTCAAGTGCGGCGGGGTGGGATCTCTGGTGGAAAGCCTACAGTTTGACGCCATAGAGACGGTTAACGGCTCCCCCACTGAAGGTTTTAGCAATGCCTTCACGCAAAAACTCAACACCAAGCTCAGGCTGGCAGGTGTGGGAGGTTCCGATGCTCACACTCCGGAAGCCATCGGCCAGGGATATACGGTTTTCCCGGGAAGAGGATCAGCCATGCTGTATTCAGCCATCAGGAACAAGGCGGTGCAGGCCAAAAGCGGCAGATCGGCCGGCAAGGCATTATGGGACTTTCTTATGAAATACCTGTGGGGCAAAATGGCCCTGTACGGACCTAAAGGAGGGGCGATCGATCAGATGGCGGCAAGTTAA
- a CDS encoding response regulator transcription factor, whose translation MPKKIYIVEDEKDIADIIRHYLKNAGYTMEEFDDGEKALRRIHVSVPDLLLLDLMLPGMDGLELCRLLRSEPATKKLPIIMLTAKGEETDKIVGLEMGADDYITKPFSPKELVARVKALFRRNQPDVEAAKNIQYGKLFLDVETHTVSINNKELTLTAKEFALLEYLLKRKGKLVSRDNILDAVWGMDYYGGNRTIDVHIRHLREKIPLLKTSLVTVKSFGYKLKDEK comes from the coding sequence ATGCCCAAGAAGATATATATTGTGGAAGACGAAAAGGATATAGCCGATATCATCAGGCATTATCTAAAGAATGCCGGATACACAATGGAAGAATTCGATGACGGAGAAAAGGCTCTGCGCCGTATACATGTTTCGGTCCCGGATCTTTTGCTGCTGGACCTGATGCTGCCTGGCATGGATGGCTTGGAGCTTTGCCGCCTGCTGAGATCGGAACCGGCCACTAAAAAACTGCCCATCATAATGCTTACGGCCAAGGGCGAGGAGACCGACAAGATCGTCGGCCTGGAGATGGGCGCCGATGATTATATAACCAAGCCATTCAGTCCTAAGGAACTGGTGGCCCGGGTCAAGGCTCTTTTCCGCCGCAACCAGCCGGATGTGGAAGCGGCAAAGAACATTCAATACGGTAAGCTTTTCCTTGATGTCGAGACCCATACCGTATCCATCAATAACAAAGAACTGACGCTTACCGCCAAGGAGTTTGCCCTGCTGGAATATCTGCTGAAACGTAAGGGCAAGCTGGTGTCGCGTGACAACATACTCGATGCGGTTTGGGGCATGGACTATTACGGTGGTAACCGCACCATTGACGTCCACATCCGCCATCTGCGGGAAAAGATACCCCTTTTAAAGACCTCCCTGGTCACCGTAAAATCATTCGGTTATAAATTGAAGGACGAAAAATAA
- a CDS encoding HAMP domain-containing protein, with translation MAKSLKSRLLSITLLTIICMIGLLSIYLSAVSRHYLLNITIKGMEPLARLTAENISKSMTGPSPVHLDSLADGFSKIIGYRITIIDATGKVWGDSDEDGANLAAMDNHLGRPEIRNASRTGSGHSLRYSQTLKKELIYLAVPVIVRGIPWGYCRIAWPFTDFAAYRWHLFFSLITGFLMAAALLIFIYNAYWNAVIKSIKKLEEAVARISGGDLSARAPTNQSSAELNSIADSLNKLAQSWEQTLSDRDGQRLRLSTVMQSMSEGVLVIDNRQRITMINTPACRMFDLEHSGCPGKLLIEVIRHPEIEEWSRNCSSGLEFTVGNKSYLAHGSPLENGKKESDIVIVITDITDYKRLENVRKDFVANVSHELKTPLSAIIGYSQALHEGNYQNTEQMNDFLERIHRQSERMNRIVNDLLALSALETGSYQINLRPVPLRELLQRAVENIQQQADQKEQVMSVKNIPDILQIKADEVKMVQALTNLLDNASKYTPEKGRIEISVESSENSIRIKISDNGSGISSEHLPRIFERFYRVDKGRSRELGGTGLGLAIVKHIAEMHGGKMGVESVLGKGSTFWMELPV, from the coding sequence ATGGCCAAAAGCCTTAAATCCAGGCTGCTTTCTATCACCCTGCTGACCATCATCTGCATGATAGGCTTGCTGAGTATTTATCTTTCAGCGGTCAGCCGCCATTACCTGCTTAACATAACCATCAAGGGAATGGAACCTCTGGCCAGACTGACTGCGGAGAACATCTCCAAATCAATGACCGGTCCGTCCCCTGTTCATCTGGATTCGCTGGCCGACGGTTTTTCTAAAATCATAGGTTATCGCATAACCATCATAGATGCTACCGGCAAGGTCTGGGGAGACTCCGACGAAGACGGTGCGAACCTGGCCGCAATGGACAATCACCTGGGCCGCCCTGAAATACGAAACGCTTCCCGAACCGGAAGCGGACATTCATTGCGCTACAGCCAAACGCTTAAAAAGGAACTGATCTATCTGGCGGTACCAGTCATTGTCCGGGGTATTCCTTGGGGTTATTGCCGCATTGCCTGGCCGTTCACCGATTTCGCCGCCTACCGCTGGCACCTGTTCTTTTCATTGATAACCGGGTTCCTCATGGCCGCCGCCCTTTTGATCTTCATTTATAACGCCTACTGGAACGCCGTCATCAAATCGATAAAAAAACTGGAAGAGGCTGTGGCCCGGATAAGCGGCGGGGATCTTTCCGCCCGGGCTCCTACCAACCAGAGCAGCGCGGAATTGAATTCTATCGCCGACTCGCTAAATAAATTGGCCCAATCATGGGAGCAGACTCTGTCCGACCGTGACGGACAAAGACTCCGCCTTTCAACGGTCATGCAAAGCATGTCCGAGGGAGTGCTGGTGATTGACAATCGCCAGAGGATAACGATGATAAACACTCCGGCCTGCCGTATGTTCGATTTAGAACATTCCGGTTGCCCGGGCAAACTTCTCATTGAGGTCATTCGCCATCCGGAAATAGAAGAATGGTCTCGAAATTGTTCCTCGGGCCTCGAATTTACGGTCGGCAATAAGAGCTACCTGGCTCATGGATCACCCTTAGAAAACGGAAAGAAAGAATCGGACATAGTTATCGTCATTACCGATATCACGGATTACAAAAGACTAGAGAACGTCCGTAAGGATTTTGTGGCCAATGTTTCCCACGAACTGAAAACACCGCTGTCGGCCATAATTGGTTACAGCCAAGCTCTCCATGAAGGCAATTACCAGAATACGGAACAAATGAATGATTTCCTGGAAAGGATACACCGGCAGTCGGAACGCATGAACCGGATAGTAAACGACCTTTTGGCCCTGTCGGCGTTGGAAACCGGAAGTTACCAGATCAACCTCAGGCCGGTTCCGCTGAGGGAACTGTTACAACGAGCAGTAGAAAACATCCAACAGCAGGCCGACCAGAAGGAACAGGTCATGTCAGTAAAGAATATCCCCGATATTCTTCAAATAAAGGCAGACGAAGTCAAAATGGTACAGGCACTGACCAACCTATTGGACAATGCTTCAAAATATACACCCGAGAAAGGAAGAATTGAGATCTCGGTCGAATCCAGCGAAAACAGCATTAGGATAAAGATATCAGACAACGGAAGCGGTATATCCTCCGAGCACCTCCCCCGCATTTTCGAAAGATTTTACAGAGTTGATAAGGGGCGATCCCGCGAATTAGGGGGAACCGGTTTGGGATTGGCTATCGTCAAACATATCGCAGAAATGCACGGAGGGAAGATGGGGGTAGAAAGTGTTTTGGGGAAAGGAAGTACGTTCTGGATGGAATTGCCGGTATAA
- a CDS encoding MFS transporter, with product MTNSKENSWRNKAIEFLGLKKSMVALMSMVILVGLGEKMAERFLPIYLLALGGGFLSVGFLNGMDNLFSALYSFPGGYLSDRLGHKKALLVFNLIALFGYAIVIIFPYWPAVFAGAVFFLSWTAISLPAIMGLVSKALPQNKRTMGVSMHSLVRRIPMALGPLIGGALIGIYGEKTGVRMAFVAAFVLGLVSLFVQQVMIDDDKPIQGSAEKNPFKLWRFMGADLKRLLVSDILIRYAEQIPYAFVVVWCLKNNTISAFQFGMLTAIEMVVAMLVYIPVAYLADKSTKKPFVLITFFNFTVFPLFLLFSHSFPMMVLAFVIRGLKEFGEPTRKALIMDLAPEDKKAGMFGLYYLVRDVIVSLAAFGGAFLWQISPAANLLTATGFGLLGTLYFWAFGRDLKSV from the coding sequence ATGACCAATTCCAAGGAAAATTCGTGGCGTAATAAAGCCATCGAGTTCCTGGGCCTGAAGAAGTCGATGGTGGCCCTTATGTCCATGGTGATCTTAGTGGGACTGGGGGAGAAGATGGCCGAGCGCTTCCTGCCGATCTATCTGCTGGCGCTGGGCGGCGGATTCCTGTCGGTGGGCTTTCTCAACGGAATGGACAATCTGTTTTCGGCGTTATACTCTTTCCCCGGCGGGTATTTGTCGGACCGGCTGGGACATAAGAAAGCCCTTCTGGTATTCAACCTGATCGCCCTGTTCGGCTACGCCATCGTCATCATATTCCCTTATTGGCCGGCAGTTTTCGCGGGTGCGGTATTCTTCCTGTCCTGGACCGCCATTTCACTTCCGGCGATCATGGGCCTGGTCTCCAAGGCATTGCCCCAGAACAAACGTACCATGGGCGTTTCCATGCATTCGTTGGTGCGGAGGATACCGATGGCGCTGGGGCCATTGATCGGCGGAGCTTTGATAGGCATCTATGGCGAAAAGACCGGCGTGCGGATGGCATTCGTGGCCGCATTTGTGTTGGGTCTGGTGTCATTATTTGTTCAGCAGGTGATGATAGATGATGATAAACCCATCCAGGGGTCAGCCGAGAAAAACCCGTTCAAACTGTGGCGGTTCATGGGCGCGGACCTTAAACGGTTGCTGGTTTCGGACATCCTGATCCGTTACGCCGAGCAGATACCCTACGCCTTCGTGGTGGTTTGGTGCCTTAAGAACAACACTATTTCTGCCTTCCAGTTCGGAATGCTGACGGCCATCGAAATGGTGGTCGCCATGCTGGTATATATTCCAGTGGCCTATCTGGCCGACAAGTCCACCAAGAAGCCCTTTGTATTGATCACTTTTTTCAATTTCACGGTGTTTCCACTGTTCCTGCTGTTTTCGCACTCATTCCCGATGATGGTGCTGGCGTTCGTCATCCGGGGCCTTAAGGAGTTCGGAGAGCCCACCCGGAAAGCACTGATCATGGACCTGGCGCCCGAGGACAAGAAGGCCGGGATGTTCGGGTTATACTATCTGGTGCGGGATGTGATCGTGTCCCTGGCGGCCTTCGGCGGGGCGTTCCTTTGGCAAATATCCCCGGCTGCCAATCTGCTGACGGCAACCGGGTTTGGCCTGCTGGGGACATTGTACTTCTGGGCATTCGGCCGCGACCTGAAAAGTGTTTAA
- a CDS encoding chromate resistance protein, which translates to MKWITRAHVHVDRVACPWLIKRFVDAGAEFVFVAKDLVDAEAKRLNAIPFDAPGVELGHQDGHCSFVSIVNKYNLKDPALLKLADVVNAADTGAMDKNPFASGLEAIAQGYSLLYSDDHKNIEQQFQVYDALYNYFRLQAPK; encoded by the coding sequence ATGAAATGGATAACCCGTGCCCATGTTCATGTTGACCGCGTGGCCTGCCCCTGGCTTATCAAGCGGTTCGTAGATGCCGGGGCGGAGTTCGTTTTCGTCGCCAAGGACTTGGTTGACGCAGAGGCCAAACGGCTTAATGCCATACCGTTCGATGCGCCGGGCGTCGAGTTGGGACATCAGGACGGTCATTGCAGTTTCGTGTCGATAGTAAATAAATACAACCTCAAGGATCCGGCTCTTTTGAAACTGGCGGACGTGGTCAACGCCGCCGATACCGGTGCCATGGACAAGAATCCTTTCGCCTCTGGACTGGAAGCCATTGCTCAGGGGTATTCATTATTGTATTCCGATGACCATAAGAATATCGAACAACAGTTCCAAGTTTATGATGCGCTCTATAACTATTTCCGTCTGCAGGCCCCGAAATGA